In Myxococcus stipitatus, the following are encoded in one genomic region:
- a CDS encoding DUF4350 domain-containing protein → MRDRFPLLVVGGLVLTAVLASQLVKGARRGEFADTLSTYRAQEDGARALFLLAEESGLPVTRRMADLRVSGSGPSMPVLLGVEVEGSREDDLEQTQLAAEPDAGLDDERTPRKGFNTFRASHLDDQEVTQLLSHVAAGGSVVYVPWGSRENPLLDALGVKLVKADTTLPMRTLVPPLSTPYTLGVERVEVKVQAYLELPETAVAVLEDERLGRMVAAVIPHGQGRVLVVGAPELAMNVALARADNAQFWLSALAALGPGPYEFDEFHHGFTNERSVVDFARRYGLHFAVLQLLAGVALWSVALKRFGRPRPPLEAARVGATDALFAMARLYREGRHHGFAAKLLSRGLTQELALHAGLPANASHGVVSDALKERGRQDLAQGLDDVATRAESATSDNDLQQLTAHAAQLRQSIHPAGKPRRSPPGTP, encoded by the coding sequence GTGCGTGACCGCTTCCCCTTGCTCGTCGTGGGCGGACTGGTGCTCACCGCCGTGTTGGCCTCGCAGCTCGTGAAGGGCGCGCGCCGAGGTGAGTTCGCCGACACGCTGTCCACCTACCGCGCGCAGGAGGACGGCGCCCGCGCGCTGTTCCTGCTGGCCGAGGAGAGCGGCCTGCCAGTGACTCGCCGCATGGCGGACCTGCGTGTATCGGGCTCGGGCCCATCGATGCCGGTGTTGCTGGGCGTGGAGGTCGAAGGCTCGCGAGAGGACGACCTGGAGCAGACGCAGCTGGCCGCCGAACCGGATGCGGGGCTGGACGACGAGCGCACGCCCAGGAAGGGCTTCAATACGTTCCGCGCCAGCCACCTGGACGACCAGGAGGTGACGCAGCTGCTCTCGCACGTGGCGGCGGGCGGGTCGGTGGTCTACGTGCCCTGGGGCTCGCGGGAGAATCCGCTGTTGGATGCCTTGGGCGTGAAGCTCGTCAAGGCGGACACGACGCTGCCCATGCGCACGCTGGTGCCTCCCCTCTCCACGCCGTACACGCTGGGCGTGGAGCGGGTGGAGGTGAAGGTGCAGGCGTACCTCGAGCTGCCCGAGACGGCGGTCGCGGTGTTGGAGGACGAGCGGCTGGGCCGGATGGTCGCCGCGGTCATCCCCCACGGACAGGGCCGAGTGCTGGTGGTGGGCGCGCCGGAGCTGGCCATGAACGTGGCGCTGGCGCGCGCGGACAACGCGCAGTTCTGGCTCTCCGCGCTGGCGGCACTGGGCCCTGGCCCCTACGAGTTCGACGAGTTCCATCACGGCTTCACCAACGAACGCTCGGTGGTGGACTTCGCGCGCCGCTACGGCCTGCACTTCGCGGTGCTCCAGCTCCTCGCGGGGGTGGCGTTGTGGTCCGTGGCGCTCAAGCGCTTCGGCCGTCCGCGCCCGCCGCTCGAGGCCGCGCGAGTGGGCGCCACCGACGCGCTGTTCGCCATGGCGCGGCTGTACCGCGAGGGCCGGCACCACGGCTTCGCGGCGAAGCTGCTGTCCCGAGGCCTCACGCAGGAGCTGGCCCTCCACGCGGGACTGCCCGCGAACGCATCGCACGGCGTGGTCTCCGACGCCCTCAAGGAGCGCGGGCGCCAGGACCTGGCCCAGGGCCTGGACGACGTGGCGACGCGCGCCGAGTCGGCCACCAGCGACAACGACCTTCAGCAGCTCACCGCCCACGCGGCACAGCTGCGCCAGAGCATCCACCCCGCCGGGAAGCCCCGGCGCAGCCCTCCTGGAACACCATGA
- a CDS encoding DUF4129 domain-containing protein, protein MAVSALELRPRNGVALMDAALNLCARNVGVWALTLPGGAAVIGAMLYLVEAVRMGEPLALPSLLFTLAWFLRGATQGAACHHVQALLLEGQGEPRVWDSVKAAVGRLPSLFFAVSYLVLLNALLLSLTFGLGFVLVSAQSVGFAAVMQGRGKLLRLYDHCSRLLGPARGTATTVRILMSVQVLVFFNLHIALNFALMMTRKLVGVDLTFAERFASLDNAQWVLFLVALTFALFEPVRAAASTLLLVDGRVRSEGLDLLASVQQLPERNKGRAPGVRGAAVLAVVLGGSLLAGTPARAEEAAPRAPVTSSREASRRLGEVSNACEGPAPAEDGRFERLAELSTAERGKLDRLVRTVERQAYDEEDCASALHTLEQGLTQARGTMDAQTRANTNARRSADRARDILARPEFAVAPPRPEESKDPEASMQMSWWTQFTTWLAKLLEELFERAPEATPPQQPPSPGLVSGGQAADALVVMLVGLTVAVLAVVLWRALRKVRPAEEGSGLEVSTLDAATLARDPAHALSRPPEGWAQLADELAARGEYREAVRGLYLALLSRLHREGAILYDVTLSNWDYLRQFKGRSEWKPRFRELTLRFDFAWYGNTPVTSTGYQEFRALSAPMLSPTPEAPGA, encoded by the coding sequence ATGGCGGTCTCCGCGCTCGAGCTTCGTCCCCGCAACGGCGTCGCGTTGATGGATGCCGCGCTGAATCTCTGCGCCCGCAACGTGGGCGTCTGGGCGCTCACGTTGCCCGGAGGCGCCGCCGTCATCGGCGCCATGTTGTACCTGGTGGAGGCCGTGCGCATGGGCGAGCCCCTGGCGCTGCCCTCGCTGCTCTTCACCCTGGCGTGGTTCCTCCGGGGCGCGACCCAGGGCGCCGCCTGCCACCACGTCCAGGCGTTGTTGCTGGAGGGCCAGGGAGAGCCTCGCGTCTGGGACTCGGTGAAGGCCGCGGTGGGCCGGCTGCCCTCGCTCTTCTTCGCGGTGAGCTACCTGGTGCTCCTCAATGCCTTGCTGCTGTCGTTGACCTTCGGACTGGGCTTCGTCCTGGTCTCCGCGCAGAGCGTGGGCTTCGCGGCGGTGATGCAGGGACGGGGGAAGCTCTTGCGGTTGTATGACCATTGCTCCCGGCTGCTGGGCCCCGCCCGGGGCACCGCGACCACGGTGCGCATCCTCATGAGCGTGCAGGTGCTGGTCTTCTTCAACCTGCACATCGCGCTCAACTTCGCGCTGATGATGACGCGCAAGCTCGTGGGCGTCGACCTGACGTTCGCGGAGCGGTTCGCATCGCTGGACAACGCGCAGTGGGTGCTCTTTCTCGTCGCCCTGACCTTCGCCCTCTTCGAGCCGGTCCGCGCGGCGGCCTCCACGCTCTTGCTGGTGGATGGCCGGGTGCGCTCGGAGGGGCTCGACCTGCTCGCCTCCGTGCAGCAGCTCCCGGAGCGGAACAAGGGCAGAGCGCCGGGCGTGCGCGGCGCGGCCGTGCTCGCGGTGGTGTTGGGAGGGAGCCTGCTCGCCGGGACTCCCGCGCGAGCGGAGGAGGCCGCGCCCCGCGCGCCCGTCACCTCCTCGCGCGAGGCCTCCCGGCGGCTGGGAGAGGTCTCGAACGCCTGCGAAGGGCCCGCGCCCGCGGAGGATGGACGCTTCGAGCGCCTGGCGGAGCTGAGCACGGCCGAGCGCGGCAAGCTGGACCGGCTGGTGCGCACCGTGGAGCGCCAGGCGTACGACGAAGAGGACTGCGCCTCCGCGTTGCACACCCTCGAGCAGGGGCTGACGCAGGCCCGGGGGACGATGGACGCACAGACTCGAGCGAACACGAACGCGAGGCGCTCGGCCGACCGGGCCCGGGACATCCTCGCGCGGCCGGAGTTCGCGGTGGCACCGCCCCGGCCCGAGGAGTCGAAGGACCCGGAAGCCTCGATGCAGATGAGTTGGTGGACGCAGTTCACCACGTGGCTGGCCAAGCTCCTCGAGGAACTCTTCGAGCGGGCTCCCGAGGCCACGCCCCCGCAACAGCCTCCGTCGCCAGGCCTCGTCAGCGGCGGACAGGCGGCGGATGCGCTGGTGGTGATGCTGGTGGGGCTCACTGTGGCGGTGCTCGCGGTCGTGTTGTGGCGCGCGCTGCGCAAGGTGCGGCCGGCGGAGGAGGGCTCGGGGCTGGAGGTGTCCACGCTGGACGCCGCGACGCTCGCGAGAGACCCGGCCCACGCGCTGTCCCGCCCACCGGAGGGCTGGGCTCAGCTCGCGGACGAGCTGGCGGCGCGCGGCGAATACCGCGAGGCGGTGCGAGGCCTCTACCTCGCGCTGCTGTCCCGCCTGCACCGAGAGGGTGCCATCCTGTATGACGTCACGCTGTCCAACTGGGACTACCTTCGCCAGTTCAAGGGCCGCTCCGAGTGGAAGCCCCGCTTCCGTGAGCTGACGCTGCGCTTCGACTTCGCCTGGTATGGCAACACGCCCGTCACCAGCACGGGCTACCAGGAGTTCCGCGCGCTCTCCGCGCCCATGTTGTCACCAACACCGGAGGCCCCCGGTGCGTGA